CCTTATCTCACGCCAGAACCAAATCGTGGTAAGAGAAATGAGCCGGCGTTTACGACATTTGTTGCTAAAAAGATAGCTGAAATTTTAAACCTTGAGTTTGAAGTTGTTTGTGAAAAAACTTCAAATAATGCCAAAAGGTTGTTTAAGTGCTTTGCTTAAATTTTGAGCGTTGCACTTGTTTAAGATGCTAGCATCTTAAGTTTTGACACGAAAAAGGATAGAAATGAAAGCAATGCTTAAAATATTTTTAATGTTTGCATGCAGTACCTTGCTACTGGCAAATACACCTGAAAAAAGCTCATACGATACTCAGGTAAAGATTTTAAAAGAGCTGGACATCGATGCTAGCTTTATGAAGACTTCTCACTATGCAAAGATGAGACAAGGTATCAAACAATCACAACTTGAAACATTTACAGATGCTCTAAAAAATGGTTATATGTATATACCGATGGTAAAAGAGCAGATCAAAAAATCAGGCGTACCTGAGTCATTTTTTTATCTGGCAATGATAGAATCAGGCTTTTCAAATCACACAGTCTCAAACGCAAAAGCTACTGGCATGTGGCAGTTTATGGAGCAAACGGCTAGATTGCATGGCCTAAAGGTAGGACAGTATGTCGATGAGAGAAAAGATCCAGTAGAGTCTACTATTGCAGCAACAAATTATCTAAAGTCGCTTAAAAATCAATTTGGCAAATGGTATCTAGCAGCTATGGCCTATAACTGCGGCGATGGAGCCTTAAAAAGAGCTATACAAAAAGCTGGTACAGATGATCTTGTAACGCTTCTTGATGCAGAGAAAAAATACCTTCCAGCCGAAACTAGAAATTTTGTTATCAAAATTTTAAGAGCAGCATATACCGCAAAAGACGCGGACTTCTTGATGTCTAAAGATTCATCTTTGTTAAACATAAACGGAGGACTAAAGCTTGTAAAAGTAAAAGTACCTGGCGGTACAAATTTAGCTCAAATAGGCGATAGTATCGGCCTTAGTACAAAAAAGATGAAAAATAACAACCCGCATTTAAAATTTGTATTTACTCCACCAACCCTAAAAGATTATTATGTTTATATCCCTGAAAATAAAAAACATCTTTTTGCAGAAAATTTCAAGCCATTTAATGGTAAAAATAATTTTTATACCTACGTTGTAAAAAAAGGCGAAACACTACTTTCTATCTCTAAAAAAACAGGTGTTAGTCATAGAGCGATCAAGGACTACAACGAGCTTAGTACAAATGCCGTAAGCTATAATCAAAAACTAATTATTCCATTTTCTGCACAAAATAAATCTCAAAACTATATAGTTCAAACTGGTGATACGATAGCTTCTTTATCTAAGAAATTTAATGTGAGCGAAAAAGATTTAAAAGATGCAAATTCTTTTGCTAGTTCAAATTTAAATGTTGGAGCAAATATTGTCATACCATAAGAGCCTAAAATTTTATATAGGACTAAGTTTTACTCTTCTAGTTACTGGTTGCTCTTGGAACGGGGCACCATTTACACCAAGTGGCCCAACTAATGTAAAGGGCAACAATTCAGCTTCTATCCAAAAAGCAACAATGAGACCTTACACGATAAATGGCAAAACATACTACCCAACCGTTGTAAGTGTGGGTGATAGGGCAAGTGGTACAGCAAGCTGGTATGGTCCAAATTTTCATGGTAAAACAACCTCAAACGGCGAAATTTATAATATGTACAACATGACTGCAGCACACAAAACTTTGCCGATGAATACGATCCTTAAAGTAACAAATTTAAGAAATCAAAAAAGCGTCATTGTTCGCGTAAATGATCGTGGACCTTTTGTGGCTGATAGAGTTTTAGACCTTTCAAAGGCGGCTGCAACTAAACTTGATATTATCGGTACAGGCACGGCTCCAGTCAGTATGGAAGTCATAGGCTTTAATGAAGATATAAATGCTGTTGCTAGCATTAATGCTCAAACAAAACCAACAAGCACTGGCATAAAAGTGCCAAATCCAGTCTCTCCGACAGCTCCAACTGGGGGCATTATTATTTCGTCAGAGCAACGAGTCGTAGGTGGAGATTTTATGGTGCAAATTGGCTCATTTAAAAACCTTGAGGGCGCAAACAGATATCAAAGAGAACATCAAAGCATAGATGGCTATAAGTCGGTAGTTAAGACATTTACTATAGATGGATCTACCATTTATAGAGTATTTTTAAATGGCTTTAGAAGTGAGGACGAGGCCAGGGATTATGCAAGAAGCGGTAAATTCCAAGGTGCATTTATAGTAAGAGGCTAGGGCGTGAGAGAAGAAATTTTAGAACTAACTAGAAATACAAAAGAGACACAAATCTCAATCAAACTTAAAATTTATGGCTCTGGTGTTGCAAAGATAGATACTGGCATTGGCTTTTTTAACCATATGCTTGAGGCATTTACTAAGCACTCTTTGCTCGATCTTGAAATTTCATGCAAGGGCGATACCTATGTGGATTTTCACCACAGCGTTGAGGATGTCGGCATAGTTTTGGGTCAGCTTTTAAAAGAGGCCTTGTATCCTTTAAGTGGCGTTGAAAGATTTGGCGAGGCAAGTGTCGTTATGGACGAAGCTGCTGTTTTTTGCGCACTAGATCTTAGCAATAGAGCCTACCTCGTATATGAAAATTTTAATGAAAACGCCAAAGTAGGGGAGTTTGACACTGAGCTTGTGGAGGAATTTTTTAGGGCAGTTGCTATAAATTCTGGTATCACGCTTCATCTAAATCAAATTCGCGGTAAAAACACTCACCACATCATTGAAGCAACGTTTAAATCATTTGCCGTCGCATTTCGTAGAGCACTTGCTAAAAACGCAAGGATCGGCACACCAAGCACAAAAGGTGTTTTATGATAGAGATTATATTTTTAGATGTTGATGGCTGCCTCACTGATGGCAAGATCATCTACAATGCAAACGGCGAAGAGCTTAAATTTTTTGATGTAAAAGACGGCTACGCGATAGAAAGCTGGCTAAAGCTTGGCAAAAAAGTAGCTATCATAACTGGCAGAAAGTCAGCCATCGTTGAGCGAAGGGCTGAGGATCTAAAGATAAATCACGTCTATCAAGGTGTTGGTAATAAATTTGAAGTGGCGAGTGAGATATTAAAATTTGAAGGGCTTAGCTTTAAAAACGCAGCAGCTATCGGCGATGACTACAATGACTATAAAATTTTAAATGCAGTTGCTTGGAGCTTTAAGCCAAAAGATGCGATAAAAGAGCTTGATGTAAAAACAAAACTAAAGCACAAAGGTGGCAATGGCGCGGTTAGAGAGATGATCGAGCTTATTATAAAATCAGAAAATTTATATGACGAGTGGTCTAAGCGTTGGTTGTAAAAATTTTCTACTTCGTCGTGGCAATTTTTAGTGTCGTGATGATATTTTTGGCAGCTCAAGATCCATACCTTGCAAATGTTTTAAAGATCGACACAAAGATATCAAATATGCAGATAAATGACGTGATAGATTACGAGATAAATTCCACGAAAATAAGCGGAGTCTACGAGGCTGATGAGCTAAATAGATACAATGATAAAGATGAATTTTTGAGTTTTAAAGCAAAAATTTTAAGAGGAAATTTAAAACATTTTTTAAGCTCAGACAAAGTAATCTCACAAAATGATGAAATCATCTTTCAAAAGAATGCGAACTATGAAAACAACGATAGTTTGAGATTTATAAGTGACGAAGTGATATATGGAACAAAAATAAAGATAGTAAGATCTGAAGCAAATTTCACGCTCATAAGAAATAATGATAAGGCACTGGGCGAGAGTGGAAGCTATGATCTTGGCAAAAAACAAACGCAGGTAAAAGGGTTAAGGGCATGGGTAGAAGAAAATCAGCGATTTTAGCGGTGATATTGGGTTTTACATTTTTAAATGCAGAGCAAGTTGAAATCACATCAAATGATTTTTTTGCAGATGAGAATAAACAAACTAGTGAATTTATAGGTAATGTAAATATCAAAAAGGGCTCATTTGATGAGCTTAAGGCAGACAAAGTGATCGTCTATTTTGACAAAAAACGCCAACCTATAAAATATGTGGCTACTGGCAATGCAAGAGCTAAAATTTTTATAAAAGATAAGCACTATGATGGCAAAGGCAATACTCTTACATATGAGCCAGCAAAACAGATCTATACTGTTAGTGGAAATGGCTATTTGCATGAGGTAGAAACTGATAAAAATGTTTATGGCGAAAAGATCGTTGTTAATCAAAAAGATGGCACATATAGTGTAAATAGTGATGAGAAAAAGCCTGTTAAGTTTATCTTTCAGGTAGAGGAAAAAGATAAGTGATAAGGCCACTAGGTGCTAAATTTATCACATCAAGCCCAAGTATAAAAGAGGCTCCAAACTTCGTAACAAGCGAAGTAGTCTTTTTGGGGAGATCAAATGTTGGTAAAAGCAGCCTCATAAATACACTTGTAAATCAAAAAAATCTAGCCAAAAGCTCATCGACTCCTGGCAAAACTCAGCTTATAAATTTTTTTGAGGCCGAGTTTTGTGAGGAAAAAGAAGAGGGCGAAAAATATAAATTTAAGCTCATTTTGGTTGATTTGCCAGGCTTTGGCTATGCAAAAGTGGCAAAGTCAAAGCATGATGAATGGCGTAAAAATTTAGATGAGTTTTTGAAATTTAGAAGCGACATAAGACTTTTTATACATCTAATTGACGCTAGACATTTTGATTTAGACATAGACGTAAATGTAGATGCTTATCTAAAAAGCTTTTTAAGAGCTGATCAGAAAATTTTAAATTTATATACAAAAAGCGATAAGCTAAATCAAAGCCAAAAGAGTGCGGTAATGAAATTTGATCCAAGCGGCATCTTGGTCTCAACTCTTAATAAAAGCGGTATTGAAAAGGCTAGAGAAGCTATCATAAATAACGCTCTTGGTAGATAAAATGCAAACCATAAGTAGCTTAGATATTAAAATTTTTAAAGAATTTTGGTGGGCTATTTTTTTATTCTCATATGAGATCGCAACTACGCAATTTGGCTTTTTGCCGCCACTCATTGGTATTTTTTTTACTTATATGATTTTGGAGTATTCAAGAAAACAAAAGCAATACGACGAGTTTAAGCACAATTGGTACTTTGCGATAATTTTTATAATATTTGCTGAGCAAATTCATGGATTTCATCTTTTTTCAACAATTATTGCATTTTTGCTTTTTTATAATTTTATTTTAGACTGGCTATATACCACGATGAAGTGGCGAAACTGCCTACTTATCATCTTTGTAGCAGCTGGATATACTTTAACATTTCTTGTAAATAATCTATTTGCTTACGTTTTAAATGAGCAAAATTTAGCATTTTCGTCTGAATATCTATTTTTTATAGCATTTGAAAGTATTTTTGCTATTGTTCTTTTTAGGGATAAAGTGCTATGAGAATGCGCATAGTCTTTAGTGTGATCGCTCTTTTTTGGATTATACTTTTGGGACGAATTTATCACCTAAGCATAAACTCAAATACCTACTACAATGAGATCGCAGAACAAAACGCGATAAAGACTATCTATATTCCGCCAGTTAGGGGTATTATTTTTGATACACATGATAAGCCAATGGCTGTTAATCGTCTTGGCTTTTCAGTATCCATTAGACCTCATTTAAGTGCTAATAAAAAGGTAAAAATTTTAGATGATGAGCTAGCTTACATTGGCTCACTATTTAGCGATCTAAATGTTACAAAGCTTAAAAATGAATACACAAAAAATGACTCAGCTTATAACCAAGATTTTATAAATGTGGTCGAATTTATTGATTATGATAAATTTTTACCATTTTTTGCATCGCTTTCTTTGCGTGAAAATTTAGAGATAAGGCCCGCTTCAAAACGCCATTATCCGTATAACGATCTAGCTTCTCACATTATCGGCTATGTCGGTAGGGCAAATCAAAAAGATATGGATAATGATCCTTTGACAAAGCTTACAAATTACATTGGTAGAAGTGGTGTGGAGCGGTTTTATAATCCTATTTTGCAAGGAATACAAGGCTTTAAAAAAATAAAGGTAAATGCCTTAAATGAAGAGGTTGAGCAGGTAAATTACCAAGCTCCACAAAGCCAAAATATAAAGCTAGCAGTTGATCTTGAGCTTCAGCAGTTTGTCGCTGATGTCTTTGGCAAGGATGCAGGAAGTGTCATAGTTATGAGTCTAAAAGACGGTGCTATCATAGCTGCTGGTAGCTTTCCAGAGTATGATCTAAATCCATTTGTACTTGGAATTTCTCAACCTGAATGGGAAGAGCTTGTAAAAAACGTCGATCATCCTTTTACAAACAAGCTAATAAACGGCCTTTATCCGCCAGGTTCGGTCGTAAAAATGGGTATGGCGCTAGCGTTTTTGGATAATGGCATGAGTAAATACGATAGCTTTTTTTGTAGTGGCTCGTATGAGCTTGGAGGACGTAAATTTCGCTGCTGGAACTCTCACGGACATGGAAATGTTAATATGAATACGGCAATTAGAGAGAGCTGTGATGATTATTTTTATAAAGGTAGTCAAAAGATCGGCATAGACGCTATTGTTCCGATACTTGAGCGTATGGGATTTGGTAGAAAAACCGAGGTTGATTTGCCAAATGAGTTTGTAGGGACTTTGCCAAGCAGAGAGTGGAAGATGAGGAAGTATGGAAAGGCATGGTTTCAAGGCGAGACCCTCATCACTTCTATCGGACAGGGAAATTTCTTGGTCACGCCTATGCAAGTGGCAAAATATACAGCTGGCCTTGCAACTGGGCTAAATGTGACTCCACATTTTTTAAAGAGCATTGATGACAAGGATGTTGATTTTACACCAACAGATGATGCTTTTACGCCATTTGAAAAATCACAGTTACCAGCCATTAGACATGCAATGTATGAAGTGGCAAATCACCCAAGAGGTACGGCAAATAGGCATTTTATTGGAAGTCTAGTCAAAGTTGCCGCAAAGACAGGTACTGCCCAGGTCGTTGGAATTTCTCAAACTGAAAAGAAACGTATGAAAGAAGAGGATATGGCGTATTTGCAAAGATCTCATGCATGGATGACTACTTATGCGCCTTATGAAGATCCGCAATACGTCATCACAATGGTTATCGAGCATGGTGGCCATGGCGGAAGTGCGGCTGGGCCAAAAATCGCTCAAATTTATAATAAACTCGTTGAAATGGGATATATAAATTTAGAAAAAATCCAAAGTGATCAAAGTAAAAAACAAGATAATAAGAAAAAATAAGATCACTAAAAAGCCGTGGTAGTGACCACTTACTTAGAAATTTTTACCTTGTGTTTGGTGCGTTTTGGCTAAAATTATCAACTAAGTTTTAATCCTCTTTATTAAATTTTGGTAAGGTTGACTGAGAAATTATGTTTTTGGTAGCTAGCAAGAGTCTAAGCGTTGATATATCTTTAAATTTTCTAAATGCTCTTGTTTTAGAGGCTCATAAGGAAAATTTTTGATTTTTATATGCGATTTTATCAGCGGCATTTGCCTTTTTAAAGCCATTTAGCCTTAGCCTGCAGCTATCGCAAAGTCCGCATGCCTCGTCATCACTCTCGTAGCAGCTCCAAGTAAGCTCTAGTGGCGAGCCAAGCTCAAGAGATTTTGCTACGATGTCAGCCTTACTTAAATTTACAAGTGGAGTAATTATCTCGCACGAAAAACTAGGCGATGTACCCAAATTTATAGCCTCATTTATGCTTTTTATGAAGCTTTCTTTGCAGTCAGGATAGCCTGAACTATCTTCTTCTACGACTCCGATATAGATAGCTTGTGCATTTTCTTTTTCAGCAAGTGCGGCAGCGACCGAGATAAAAATACCATTTCGAAAAGGTACATAGGTATTTGGCACATCTTTTTCTACTCCATCTTTTCTTATTTGCAAGCTTTTATCAGTCAAAGAATTCCCGCCTATTTGGGCAATAAAGCTAACATCTAAACTTATCTTTTTCGTAATGCCTAATCTTTCACAAATTTCGTTAAATGCACGTTTTTCACGTTTCATCGTTCTTTGGCCATAGTCAAAATGAAGTGCTACGATATCATATCCAGCCTTTTTTGCCATAACCGCACAAAGCGTACTATCCATACCACCACTCATTATACAAATCGCTTTTTTCATATTTTGCCTTTTAAATTTGCTAAAATTATACAAAATTTTACTAAGGACAAGCCAAAAATGATACATTGCGAAGATAGTTATCCAGAAATTTTAGATGAAATTTGCTCATATTTGACACCAGGGGAAGTTGAGCTGGTGTTTATAGATGAATATGAAATGAGAGAGCTAAATAGATCCAAGCGAGGTATCGATAAAACTACAGATGTTTTAAGTTTTCCACTTGAGCTTGTCATTCATGCACCGCTTGGCTCAATCGTCATAAATAAAGATATGGTAAAGCAAAAGGCAAATGAGCTAAATCACAGCGAAGATGCTGAGACTGCACTACTTTTTACGCATGGCTTGTTGCACGTCTTGGGCTACGATCATGAAAAAGATGATGGAGAAATGAGGCAAAAAGAGTGCGAGGTTATCAATAAATTTGAGCTACCTAAAAGCCTAATCGTAAGAAGTGAGGATGTTAGGCTGATTGATCTAATAAATAAAAAAGAGCTAAATTAAAATAGCGAATTTTCTTCGGTGGTTTTGTGAAGCTCCTCTAAGAGGTCTTCTTTTTGGCATAAGATCAATATATAAACAAAGTTTTTTAGTTTTTTTATCTCACTTAAATTTTTAAAATAGATTGCATTTTGTACTTTTAATAAAGAGCCTTCAGGCAAACAAATTTTTATTTCATCAGGGCTAAATTTTTTATTTAAAAATATACTTTGACTTATAAATAGATCTTCATCGCTTTCAGTGATTATAGCTCTAAAGCTATTTCCAAAGCTCGTTGGAGAAAAATTTTTGTCTATGAAAATCGGATCAAAATGCCCATTAATCCTACCTTCATAAGGCTTAAATAAAATTTTATTTTTATCAAGAAATTTTAAAAGCCCATAAAACATACCGGCAAAAACTCGTGGTATGTTTAAGTTTTGATAGTAAGTTTGCTTAAAAACCGTATTTGTAAAAAAGATCGAGCTTGGATTTATCTCGTGCATCGTCGTGTCTGTGTAAATAGTCTCAAAAAGAGGTGATATGCGCTGGAGCGTCCTTATGTCATCGCCAAAAAACACATCAAAGACCTTTGCATGAAAAATTTGATTAAAAAGCTCAGTTATGTTTTTTGACATGACATGTGCGTTGGAGCCAAGTTTTGATTTTTCCAAAAAGTCATTTATATAAGGATTTACAGCACAAAATTTCAAATCTTTGTGAGTTGACTCAAATCTCATAAGCTTTATCATGGCAGTTTGTAAACTGCTGACTTTCAAAAAAGCGATTTCTTTGTCAATAATTGGAACATTATCTTCGCTAATTATGGCGTATGCGCCTTGTTTAATCGCTGTTTCTATGTCGCTATCGTTCGCGTTTAAGCAAATATACGCAAAGCCACGTCTTACATGCTTTAGCTCGAAAACAAACTCGCTTACGCTAGTTATCGTCGGCGCGTTTAGAGCCTCGGCATTTATTAGACGAGTTAAATTTTCTATCGTCATTTAGCCAACGACCGCGCCGTTTTTGACCTTGCCCTGCGTGCCAAGAAGCGTTAGAGAGCCGTCTGATGCGCTTAGGATCATGCCTTGCGAGACATATTTTTTCATCATCGTTCGCTCTTTTAAATTTGCTAAAACGCAAACTTGCTTGCCTACAAGCGAGCTAGGCTCGTAGTATTTGGCGATGCCAGATAAAATTTGACGTGGCTGCTCCTCGCCAAGATCTATCTTAAATTTAAGCAGTTTCTCACTGCCCTCAACCCTCTCGCACTCGAGCACTTCGCCTACTTTTATCACAATTTTGGCAAAGTCATCGATGCTAATAATATCTTCTTCTTTTTTCTCCTCTTTTGGCTCAGCTTTTGCCTCCATTTTTGGCTCTCTTGCCTCGCCCATTAGCTCTTTTTCTATCCTTGGGAAAAGTGGCTCAGTAGCTTTTGTCACAAAATTTGAAATTTCATTTTTTAATACAAGACTTTCGTAAGAAGCCGTATCTATACTAAAGCTAAGCGTATTAGCTATCTTAGCGCAAGTTTTTGGCATAGCTGGGCTAAGTAGTATTGCTACTTTTGCAAGTAAATTTGCACAAAGTGCCACGAGCGCGTTTGCTTCGTCAATTTTGCCAGCTTTTACAAGCGACCATGGCTCATACTTCGCAACGGCTGCGTTTGCTAGCGTTACGACCTTCCAAATATCC
The sequence above is drawn from the Campylobacter concisus genome and encodes:
- a CDS encoding KdsC family phosphatase, translating into MIEIIFLDVDGCLTDGKIIYNANGEELKFFDVKDGYAIESWLKLGKKVAIITGRKSAIVERRAEDLKINHVYQGVGNKFEVASEILKFEGLSFKNAAAIGDDYNDYKILNAVAWSFKPKDAIKELDVKTKLKHKGGNGAVREMIELIIKSENLYDEWSKRWL
- the mrdA gene encoding penicillin-binding protein 2; this translates as MRMRIVFSVIALFWIILLGRIYHLSINSNTYYNEIAEQNAIKTIYIPPVRGIIFDTHDKPMAVNRLGFSVSIRPHLSANKKVKILDDELAYIGSLFSDLNVTKLKNEYTKNDSAYNQDFINVVEFIDYDKFLPFFASLSLRENLEIRPASKRHYPYNDLASHIIGYVGRANQKDMDNDPLTKLTNYIGRSGVERFYNPILQGIQGFKKIKVNALNEEVEQVNYQAPQSQNIKLAVDLELQQFVADVFGKDAGSVIVMSLKDGAIIAAGSFPEYDLNPFVLGISQPEWEELVKNVDHPFTNKLINGLYPPGSVVKMGMALAFLDNGMSKYDSFFCSGSYELGGRKFRCWNSHGHGNVNMNTAIRESCDDYFYKGSQKIGIDAIVPILERMGFGRKTEVDLPNEFVGTLPSREWKMRKYGKAWFQGETLITSIGQGNFLVTPMQVAKYTAGLATGLNVTPHFLKSIDDKDVDFTPTDDAFTPFEKSQLPAIRHAMYEVANHPRGTANRHFIGSLVKVAAKTGTAQVVGISQTEKKRMKEEDMAYLQRSHAWMTTYAPYEDPQYVITMVIEHGGHGGSAAGPKIAQIYNKLVEMGYINLEKIQSDQSKKQDNKKK
- a CDS encoding ferrochelatase, producing MTIENLTRLINAEALNAPTITSVSEFVFELKHVRRGFAYICLNANDSDIETAIKQGAYAIISEDNVPIIDKEIAFLKVSSLQTAMIKLMRFESTHKDLKFCAVNPYINDFLEKSKLGSNAHVMSKNITELFNQIFHAKVFDVFFGDDIRTLQRISPLFETIYTDTTMHEINPSSIFFTNTVFKQTYYQNLNIPRVFAGMFYGLLKFLDKNKILFKPYEGRINGHFDPIFIDKNFSPTSFGNSFRAIITESDEDLFISQSIFLNKKFSPDEIKICLPEGSLLKVQNAIYFKNLSEIKKLKNFVYILILCQKEDLLEELHKTTEENSLF
- the queC gene encoding 7-cyano-7-deazaguanine synthase QueC, which codes for MYHFWLVLSKILYNFSKFKRQNMKKAICIMSGGMDSTLCAVMAKKAGYDIVALHFDYGQRTMKREKRAFNEICERLGITKKISLDVSFIAQIGGNSLTDKSLQIRKDGVEKDVPNTYVPFRNGIFISVAAALAEKENAQAIYIGVVEEDSSGYPDCKESFIKSINEAINLGTSPSFSCEIITPLVNLSKADIVAKSLELGSPLELTWSCYESDDEACGLCDSCRLRLNGFKKANAADKIAYKNQKFSL
- a CDS encoding lytic transglycosylase domain-containing protein, with translation MKAMLKIFLMFACSTLLLANTPEKSSYDTQVKILKELDIDASFMKTSHYAKMRQGIKQSQLETFTDALKNGYMYIPMVKEQIKKSGVPESFFYLAMIESGFSNHTVSNAKATGMWQFMEQTARLHGLKVGQYVDERKDPVESTIAATNYLKSLKNQFGKWYLAAMAYNCGDGALKRAIQKAGTDDLVTLLDAEKKYLPAETRNFVIKILRAAYTAKDADFLMSKDSSLLNINGGLKLVKVKVPGGTNLAQIGDSIGLSTKKMKNNNPHLKFVFTPPTLKDYYVYIPENKKHLFAENFKPFNGKNNFYTYVVKKGETLLSISKKTGVSHRAIKDYNELSTNAVSYNQKLIIPFSAQNKSQNYIVQTGDTIASLSKKFNVSEKDLKDANSFASSNLNVGANIVIP
- the hisB gene encoding imidazoleglycerol-phosphate dehydratase HisB, yielding MLELTRNTKETQISIKLKIYGSGVAKIDTGIGFFNHMLEAFTKHSLLDLEISCKGDTYVDFHHSVEDVGIVLGQLLKEALYPLSGVERFGEASVVMDEAAVFCALDLSNRAYLVYENFNENAKVGEFDTELVEEFFRAVAINSGITLHLNQIRGKNTHHIIEATFKSFAVAFRRALAKNARIGTPSTKGVL
- a CDS encoding LPS export ABC transporter periplasmic protein LptC; protein product: MVVKIFYFVVAIFSVVMIFLAAQDPYLANVLKIDTKISNMQINDVIDYEINSTKISGVYEADELNRYNDKDEFLSFKAKILRGNLKHFLSSDKVISQNDEIIFQKNANYENNDSLRFISDEVIYGTKIKIVRSEANFTLIRNNDKALGESGSYDLGKKQTQVKGLRAWVEENQRF
- the ybeY gene encoding rRNA maturation RNase YbeY, whose protein sequence is MIHCEDSYPEILDEICSYLTPGEVELVFIDEYEMRELNRSKRGIDKTTDVLSFPLELVIHAPLGSIVINKDMVKQKANELNHSEDAETALLFTHGLLHVLGYDHEKDDGEMRQKECEVINKFELPKSLIVRSEDVRLIDLINKKELN
- the lptA gene encoding lipopolysaccharide transport periplasmic protein LptA, whose product is MGRRKSAILAVILGFTFLNAEQVEITSNDFFADENKQTSEFIGNVNIKKGSFDELKADKVIVYFDKKRQPIKYVATGNARAKIFIKDKHYDGKGNTLTYEPAKQIYTVSGNGYLHEVETDKNVYGEKIVVNQKDGTYSVNSDEKKPVKFIFQVEEKDK
- the yihA gene encoding ribosome biogenesis GTP-binding protein YihA/YsxC, which produces MIRPLGAKFITSSPSIKEAPNFVTSEVVFLGRSNVGKSSLINTLVNQKNLAKSSSTPGKTQLINFFEAEFCEEKEEGEKYKFKLILVDLPGFGYAKVAKSKHDEWRKNLDEFLKFRSDIRLFIHLIDARHFDLDIDVNVDAYLKSFLRADQKILNLYTKSDKLNQSQKSAVMKFDPSGILVSTLNKSGIEKAREAIINNALGR